One window of Salegentibacter sp. Hel_I_6 genomic DNA carries:
- a CDS encoding DUF3817 domain-containing protein, producing the protein MPLERQKTVFKYVSILEGLSFLLLLFIAMPLKYIWDMPQMVQQVGMAHGVLFIAYVFGAIWLFKPLNWNFKELLIILGCSLVPFGPFYVEKKYL; encoded by the coding sequence ATGCCCCTAGAAAGACAAAAAACGGTTTTTAAATATGTAAGCATACTTGAAGGACTTTCATTTTTATTACTATTGTTTATAGCAATGCCGCTAAAATATATTTGGGATATGCCACAAATGGTGCAGCAAGTAGGAATGGCACATGGAGTTCTTTTTATCGCTTACGTATTTGGCGCTATTTGGTTATTTAAACCCTTGAACTGGAACTTTAAAGAGTTGCTTATTATTCTTGGTTGCTCCCTCGTTCCTTTTGGCCCTTTTTATGTTGAAAAAAAATATCTATAG
- the corA gene encoding magnesium/cobalt transporter CorA, translating into MVKKITQSLRRPKMKSVNQPPGTVTYVGRKESSETKLEVIDYNKDNFEKLSSSTTEDAFKFEAEDRITWFNIDGLSNTAEIEKLGKYYDLHPLIIEDIVNTTQRPKIDEYEDYLFIVAKMLYHQDGKLVNEHISFVLGKDYVLTFQEAGGDVFDGVRGRLEKAYGRIRSNGSDYLVFALLDAIVDHYFLVVDELSEKVEALEEQLFESQPSNDITYEIQDLKRAILRVRRAVFPLKEVISRFQNMENELIKSRTRNYINDLHDHILQVSENIDLYREMAWGLMDMYMTTISNKMNEVMKVLTIMASIFIPLTFIAGIYGMNFEYMPELQWEHSYYVLWGIMIVIFLLMIFYFKRKKWL; encoded by the coding sequence ATGGTGAAGAAAATAACCCAAAGTTTAAGGAGGCCAAAGATGAAATCTGTTAACCAACCTCCTGGTACCGTAACTTATGTTGGAAGAAAAGAATCCAGTGAAACCAAACTTGAGGTAATTGATTACAATAAAGATAATTTCGAAAAATTAAGCTCGTCAACTACTGAAGATGCCTTTAAATTTGAAGCCGAAGATCGTATTACCTGGTTTAATATTGATGGATTAAGCAATACCGCTGAAATAGAAAAACTTGGGAAATATTACGATTTACACCCACTAATCATCGAAGATATTGTGAATACAACACAACGTCCAAAAATAGATGAGTATGAAGATTACTTATTTATTGTGGCTAAAATGTTATATCACCAGGATGGAAAATTGGTTAATGAGCACATAAGTTTTGTATTGGGAAAAGATTATGTTCTTACTTTTCAGGAAGCCGGTGGCGATGTTTTTGATGGGGTGCGGGGCCGGCTGGAAAAAGCTTATGGCCGTATTCGCAGTAACGGATCTGATTACCTGGTTTTCGCGCTTTTAGATGCTATTGTAGATCATTACTTTTTAGTTGTAGACGAACTTAGTGAAAAGGTAGAGGCTTTAGAGGAACAACTTTTTGAAAGCCAGCCAAGCAATGATATTACTTATGAAATCCAGGATCTTAAAAGAGCTATTTTAAGAGTTAGGCGTGCAGTTTTTCCACTTAAAGAGGTGATTTCCAGGTTTCAGAATATGGAAAATGAGCTTATTAAAAGTAGAACTAGAAATTACATAAACGACCTCCATGACCATATTTTACAGGTTTCAGAGAATATAGATCTTTATCGTGAGATGGCCTGGGGTCTAATGGATATGTATATGACAACCATTAGCAATAAAATGAACGAAGTGATGAAGGTTCTAACCATAATGGCTTCTATTTTTATTCCGCTAACTTTTATTGCCGGTATCTACGGGATGAATTTTGAGTATATGCCAGAGTTGCAGTGGGAGCATAGCTATTATGTATTATGGGGAATAATGATAGTTATTTTCCTATTAATGATCTTCTATTTTAAACGAAAAAAATGGTTATAA
- a CDS encoding glutathione synthetase, with protein sequence MKICFVLNDIATESCGTSVMLMTMAHSRGHEVYAMGVGDFNFHHDSPISIYSTQVPKSTKTKSPKKFLEALQSSKARKRKITANTLDVLFIRNNPTEEESGREWAEQAGVAFGRMMQQQGVLVLNDAYALSNAFIDKLYFEELPSEIKPDSLITRNKEDILKFWEKNNKKIVLKPLEGSGGQNVFLIDENEKNINQIIETISQQGYVIAQEFLPAVKDGDVRIILMNGRVMTKDGKQAIIRRVSGEGEFRSNFALGATADSSDLTPEMQRIVDLTAPKLIRDGLFFVGLDVVKDKLIEINVLSPGGMEHFKDIGLPEFSDVVIEAIERKVEYKELYGHQFDNREIACMQ encoded by the coding sequence ATGAAAATTTGTTTTGTATTAAATGATATCGCTACCGAAAGTTGCGGAACTTCGGTAATGCTAATGACAATGGCTCATTCTAGAGGTCACGAAGTCTATGCAATGGGTGTTGGAGATTTTAATTTTCATCACGATTCGCCAATTAGTATTTATAGCACTCAGGTTCCTAAAAGTACTAAAACCAAATCACCAAAAAAGTTTTTGGAAGCTTTACAAAGCAGTAAAGCCAGGAAAAGAAAAATAACAGCAAATACACTAGATGTATTGTTTATAAGAAATAATCCAACCGAGGAAGAATCTGGAAGAGAATGGGCTGAGCAGGCCGGTGTAGCTTTTGGAAGAATGATGCAGCAACAGGGAGTTTTGGTGCTTAATGATGCCTATGCGCTATCAAATGCATTTATAGATAAACTCTATTTTGAAGAACTTCCTTCTGAGATTAAACCCGATTCACTTATTACAAGGAATAAAGAAGATATTCTAAAATTTTGGGAGAAGAATAATAAAAAGATCGTATTAAAACCATTAGAAGGTTCTGGAGGTCAAAATGTTTTTCTAATTGATGAAAATGAGAAAAACATCAACCAGATTATTGAAACTATTAGTCAGCAAGGCTATGTAATAGCTCAGGAATTCCTTCCGGCGGTAAAAGATGGTGATGTAAGAATTATATTAATGAATGGCCGCGTGATGACTAAAGACGGCAAGCAAGCCATTATAAGGCGTGTAAGCGGTGAAGGTGAATTTAGAAGTAATTTCGCGCTAGGTGCTACTGCAGATAGTAGTGATCTTACGCCAGAGATGCAGCGTATTGTAGATCTAACCGCACCCAAACTTATTCGCGACGGGCTCTTCTTTGTTGGCCTTGATGTGGTAAAAGATAAACTTATTGAGATCAATGTATTGAGTCCCGGAGGAATGGAACATTTTAAAGATATTGGATTACCTGAATTTTCAGATGTCGTGATTGAAGCTATAGAACGCAAAGTTGAATATAAAGAACTTTACGGTCACCAGTTTGACAACCGGGAAATAGCCTGTATGCAATAG
- a CDS encoding lactonase family protein, producing the protein MMKITLIILAVVISGSCIAQNTESAVYIGTYTKKEGHVNGKAKGIFLASQDPENGGVQPEKTVAEITNPSFVKVSKDGENLYAVSELGGGDAKSGFIYSYKRNSDNSLDELGKLSTESFAPCHIEIDKSRKYVFVSNYMGGVVMVYKRGEDGNLQKQQKVQLENPNTSHAHSVSITSDNQTAYISDLGNDKIWIFDFNAEIGNLSLKENPFLQLEKGAGPRHFSFSKNEKFAFSMNELNSTISVLEIDKNGNLEIIQNISTLPEDFKGKNSGADIHLHPSGKFIYASNRGHNSIAAFKVDEKEGKLNAIAHYTTKGETPRNFAISPDGKFLYAANQDTSTISSFKVNQDTGELEEHLLPVEVMSPVCVEFAEN; encoded by the coding sequence ATGATGAAAATTACTCTAATAATTCTTGCCGTAGTAATTAGCGGAAGTTGCATTGCACAAAATACTGAAAGTGCTGTTTATATTGGTACATATACCAAAAAAGAAGGTCACGTAAACGGGAAAGCAAAAGGAATATTCCTGGCAAGCCAGGATCCTGAAAATGGAGGTGTACAGCCTGAAAAAACCGTAGCTGAAATTACAAATCCCAGTTTTGTAAAAGTTTCTAAAGATGGTGAAAATTTATATGCGGTAAGTGAATTGGGTGGGGGTGATGCTAAATCGGGTTTTATATATTCTTATAAAAGAAATAGTGATAATAGCCTGGATGAATTAGGAAAGTTAAGTACAGAAAGCTTTGCACCCTGTCACATTGAAATTGACAAAAGTAGAAAGTATGTTTTTGTTTCCAATTATATGGGAGGCGTGGTCATGGTTTATAAAAGAGGTGAGGACGGCAACCTGCAAAAACAACAAAAAGTGCAATTAGAAAATCCCAATACTTCACACGCACATTCTGTTTCTATTACCTCAGATAACCAAACTGCTTATATTTCAGATTTAGGGAACGATAAGATATGGATATTTGATTTTAATGCAGAAATCGGAAATTTAAGTCTTAAAGAAAATCCGTTTTTGCAATTGGAAAAAGGAGCTGGCCCAAGGCATTTTAGCTTTTCTAAAAATGAAAAATTTGCTTTTTCTATGAATGAACTCAATTCAACAATAAGTGTGCTTGAAATTGATAAAAATGGAAACCTGGAAATTATTCAGAATATTTCAACTTTGCCTGAAGATTTTAAGGGTAAGAATTCTGGAGCAGATATTCATTTACATCCTTCAGGAAAATTTATTTATGCTTCCAACCGTGGGCACAATAGTATCGCTGCTTTTAAAGTAGATGAAAAAGAAGGGAAATTAAATGCAATTGCCCATTACACTACAAAAGGTGAAACCCCGAGAAATTTTGCGATCTCTCCCGATGGAAAATTCCTTTATGCTGCCAATCAGGATACTTCCACAATTAGCAGTTTTAAAGTAAACCAGGACACCGGTGAATTGGAAGAACACTTGCTGCCGGTAGAGGTGATGTCTCCGGTTTGTGTAGAGTTTGCTGAAAACTAA
- a CDS encoding mechanosensitive ion channel family protein: protein MNIEEGFKNLIFLFENFLVDQGVNETLAVYLNLLLNFLILAVILWGVNYLMKNVVVEAFKSFTHKTKTTFDDYLIKTKFPKYIGEIAPLIIVYFTVPYILQEFPLAVKAFYFLIDIYIIFLIVWLIRSILRATKNYLRTLESFKDKPVESYIQVIMIIVWLFAFIFIIAEITGKDVVNFIISLGAASAILLLIFKDTILGFVASIQVSVNDIVRIGDWITFSKYGADGTVTEISLATVRVQNFDNTFTSIPTYSLISESFQNWRGMQESPGRRIKRSVFIKQNSVKFITSDDFEKYKNIQIISSYLEDRQNEINDFNTKNDIDRKLPLNGRNQTNLGIFRKYIDTYLNNHSAVHKEMYIIVRHLQPTEHGIPLEILCFSRDKRWENFEYITADIFDHVIAAVSYFDLQLYEAPSGDDIRDYLNEKIQSKSEQESGN, encoded by the coding sequence ATGAATATAGAAGAAGGATTCAAAAATTTGATTTTTCTATTTGAAAACTTTCTGGTAGATCAGGGAGTTAATGAAACTCTTGCGGTTTATCTTAATTTGCTGCTTAATTTCCTGATTCTGGCTGTAATACTTTGGGGAGTAAATTATCTCATGAAAAATGTTGTAGTTGAAGCCTTTAAAAGTTTTACCCACAAGACCAAAACAACTTTTGATGACTATCTTATAAAGACCAAATTCCCTAAATATATAGGTGAAATAGCTCCATTAATCATCGTATATTTTACTGTTCCCTATATCTTACAGGAATTTCCCCTGGCAGTAAAAGCCTTTTATTTTCTTATAGATATTTATATAATCTTTCTTATTGTATGGTTAATAAGAAGTATTCTGCGAGCTACCAAAAATTATTTAAGAACCTTAGAATCATTTAAAGATAAGCCGGTAGAAAGCTATATTCAGGTTATAATGATTATTGTTTGGCTATTTGCCTTTATTTTCATTATTGCTGAAATTACGGGTAAAGATGTCGTTAATTTTATAATTTCCCTGGGTGCGGCTTCCGCGATTTTATTATTGATTTTTAAAGATACTATCCTGGGCTTTGTGGCTTCTATACAGGTAAGTGTAAATGATATTGTTAGAATTGGTGACTGGATCACTTTTAGTAAATATGGCGCCGATGGTACCGTAACCGAAATTAGCCTTGCTACCGTTAGGGTTCAAAATTTTGATAACACTTTCACTTCTATTCCTACCTATAGCCTTATTTCTGAATCGTTTCAAAATTGGCGTGGTATGCAGGAATCTCCTGGAAGAAGAATTAAACGATCTGTTTTTATAAAGCAGAATTCTGTAAAATTTATTACTTCTGATGATTTTGAGAAATATAAAAATATACAGATAATCTCTTCTTACCTGGAAGATCGGCAAAATGAAATTAACGATTTCAATACTAAAAATGATATTGATAGAAAGCTTCCTTTAAACGGAAGAAACCAAACCAACCTGGGCATTTTTAGAAAGTATATAGATACTTATTTAAATAACCACTCGGCCGTACATAAAGAAATGTATATAATAGTTAGGCATCTGCAACCTACAGAACATGGAATTCCTTTAGAAATTCTTTGTTTTAGCCGGGACAAACGCTGGGAAAATTTTGAATATATCACTGCTGATATTTTTGATCACGTTATAGCTGCCGTGTCTTATTTTGACCTTCAACTTTATGAAGCTCCATCAGGCGATGATATTCGCGATTATCTTAATGAAAAAATACAGTCAAAATCTGAACAGGAATCAGGAAATTAA
- a CDS encoding flavohemoglobin expression-modulating QEGLA motif protein, with protein sequence MLEISELSEKSIKQILTILEEDGKISASLPGGGLIHIEDNLPYLVVYRKRENDAGTQRIIISEASYLLVGNKFFDAYQKLIYALADKLSSDFKSYMVFEIYTGETNNCFTIKAPAKKLPSSVKVLQKELNTINEVFSGLYLKAEIKDTPNRQKQGDEELLSIEDAKKSGAVILGLEIPPVYRDENNEVYPVFLRKFKDYLITCIHKAIFDYVRVQTTSGVGSYLALGRKHLKDKVFEIDKALAKIERSYQFLWLVSPANIHNIKETFFESNYEKVLDYHYRLLPIDPDILKRELYNLKIEEIDDPAMSHIFREKREELDQQITMLSERGTPNFFYNSIRLYKGLSPKLSDEAGKILREVDEVEEDKNAEFIDAKGFSSLARREFDYFAEQDENFKSKVHIRKDVNIMMVSKGELYIPADYRMNKTEATALIQHEVGTHVLTYFNGTQQPLELLSSGLADYDPLQEGLAVMSEFLVNGLTGNRLRTLAGRVIAGSALMEGAEFPQLFRLLKMDYGFTAERAFNITSRIMQGGGFLKDIIYLKGLVQLRDHLQDGGEYEPLLAGKFGLKHTKIIEELTERKVLKTSALRPSYLLTENITNKLNLIREGLPLSQMIT encoded by the coding sequence ATGCTGGAAATATCTGAATTATCGGAGAAATCAATTAAACAAATTTTAACAATTCTTGAAGAAGATGGTAAAATAAGCGCATCGCTTCCGGGAGGTGGTTTAATTCATATAGAAGATAATTTACCTTACCTGGTAGTTTACCGAAAACGAGAAAATGATGCTGGTACCCAACGAATTATTATTAGCGAAGCCTCATATCTTTTAGTCGGTAACAAATTTTTTGATGCGTATCAAAAGCTGATATATGCCCTGGCAGATAAGCTTTCCTCCGATTTCAAATCTTATATGGTTTTTGAAATCTATACAGGGGAAACAAATAATTGCTTTACTATTAAAGCCCCGGCAAAAAAATTACCTAGCTCTGTAAAAGTTTTACAAAAAGAACTGAATACTATAAACGAAGTATTTTCAGGACTTTATTTAAAAGCAGAAATTAAAGATACCCCTAATCGTCAAAAGCAAGGTGATGAGGAACTTTTGAGTATTGAAGATGCAAAGAAATCGGGGGCCGTTATTTTAGGGCTTGAGATTCCGCCTGTGTATCGCGATGAAAACAACGAAGTTTATCCGGTATTTTTACGGAAATTTAAAGATTATCTTATTACCTGCATTCATAAAGCGATATTCGATTATGTGCGGGTGCAAACTACAAGCGGCGTAGGCAGTTATTTAGCGCTGGGTAGAAAACACCTCAAGGATAAAGTTTTCGAAATAGATAAAGCGCTTGCAAAAATAGAGCGATCTTATCAATTTCTATGGTTGGTTTCCCCGGCCAATATTCATAATATCAAAGAAACCTTTTTTGAAAGCAATTATGAGAAGGTACTAGACTACCATTACCGGTTACTGCCAATAGATCCAGATATTTTAAAAAGAGAGCTTTACAATCTTAAAATTGAAGAAATAGATGATCCTGCAATGTCTCATATTTTTAGGGAGAAACGGGAGGAGCTAGATCAACAAATTACCATGTTGAGTGAACGTGGCACCCCTAATTTCTTTTACAACAGTATTAGACTTTATAAGGGTCTAAGTCCCAAATTAAGTGATGAGGCAGGTAAGATATTAAGAGAAGTAGATGAAGTTGAAGAAGATAAAAATGCTGAATTTATAGACGCCAAAGGCTTTAGTAGTTTGGCAAGGCGGGAATTTGATTATTTCGCTGAGCAGGACGAAAATTTTAAAAGTAAGGTTCATATTCGTAAAGATGTGAACATTATGATGGTTAGCAAAGGTGAGCTATATATTCCTGCAGATTACAGAATGAATAAAACCGAGGCTACCGCGCTAATTCAGCATGAAGTTGGTACCCATGTACTTACCTATTTTAACGGAACTCAGCAACCATTAGAATTATTAAGCAGCGGTCTTGCAGATTACGATCCCTTACAGGAAGGTCTCGCCGTAATGTCTGAATTTTTAGTAAATGGACTTACCGGAAACAGGTTAAGAACCCTTGCCGGAAGGGTGATTGCAGGATCGGCATTAATGGAAGGAGCTGAGTTTCCCCAGTTATTTAGATTGCTAAAAATGGATTATGGATTTACCGCAGAAAGAGCTTTTAATATTACTTCCAGAATAATGCAGGGAGGCGGATTTTTAAAAGACATTATCTATTTAAAAGGACTGGTTCAACTAAGGGATCATCTTCAGGATGGTGGTGAATACGAACCTTTATTAGCAGGAAAATTCGGTTTAAAACATACCAAAATCATTGAAGAATTAACCGAAAGAAAAGTATTAAAAACAAGCGCTTTGCGCCCAAGTTATTTATTAACCGAAAATATTACCAATAAATTAAACCTAATCAGAGAGGGGCTTCCCCTTTCACAAATGATAACCTAA
- the nhaA gene encoding Na+/H+ antiporter NhaA, with protein MKKTPLDIYLLLPIKNFIEKKTSVGLLLIFSAILAMIVANSPLSDAYHNLWKQYIHLGINDFVIKKNLLHWINDGLMSIFFFMIGLELKREILQGELSSFRKSMLPIGAAIGGMLFPALIYFYFNSGLDSVSGWGIPMATDIAFALGILYLLGDRVPLPLKVFLTAIAIVDDLGAVLVIAFFYTSDISMQSLAIAGIFVLILATANLIGIRNTIFYAIMGIGGLWLAILLSGVHATIAAVLAAFAIPNTKRINTPLFLRKSKLLAYQIKQDFKNRNKNPKEAEEHINRNIEKFSSLTEDATPPLQRLEHALHPFVSFVVLPIFAFANAGVSLNETSLDSILSPVTTGVSVGLIFGKIFGIVLLSRLMVWFKIASLPEKVKWKHVYGIGFLAAIGFTMSLFITELAFANENYISQAKIGILLASLIAGLIGYFYLRKIGNGD; from the coding sequence ATGAAAAAAACGCCACTTGACATCTACCTGTTATTACCTATAAAAAACTTTATCGAGAAAAAAACATCAGTGGGTTTGCTGCTAATTTTTTCTGCAATTCTTGCAATGATCGTGGCAAATTCACCTCTTTCAGATGCTTATCATAATCTCTGGAAACAATACATTCATTTAGGAATCAACGACTTTGTAATAAAGAAAAATCTATTGCATTGGATCAATGATGGGCTAATGTCTATTTTCTTTTTTATGATTGGGCTGGAACTTAAAAGGGAAATCTTACAGGGTGAACTTTCCAGTTTTAGAAAATCTATGCTCCCCATTGGCGCTGCTATTGGCGGTATGTTGTTCCCTGCACTTATCTATTTCTATTTTAATTCTGGTTTAGATTCTGTTTCTGGATGGGGAATTCCTATGGCTACAGATATTGCTTTTGCCCTGGGAATCTTATACTTACTTGGAGACCGCGTTCCTTTACCATTAAAAGTATTCTTAACAGCCATCGCCATTGTAGATGACCTGGGTGCGGTGCTGGTTATTGCATTTTTTTATACCTCAGATATTTCTATGCAAAGTCTCGCTATTGCCGGGATTTTTGTTCTCATCCTCGCTACAGCCAATTTAATAGGAATTAGAAACACTATATTTTATGCCATCATGGGTATTGGTGGTTTATGGTTGGCTATTTTACTTTCTGGTGTTCACGCCACCATTGCAGCTGTTTTAGCAGCCTTTGCTATTCCAAACACAAAACGTATAAATACTCCATTATTTCTTCGGAAATCTAAACTTTTAGCCTACCAAATAAAACAGGATTTTAAAAATAGAAATAAAAACCCTAAAGAAGCCGAAGAACATATTAACCGTAACATAGAGAAATTCTCTTCTTTAACCGAAGATGCCACACCTCCCCTGCAGCGTTTGGAACATGCATTGCACCCATTTGTAAGTTTTGTGGTATTACCAATATTTGCATTTGCTAACGCGGGAGTTAGCCTAAACGAAACTTCCTTAGATTCCATTTTAAGTCCGGTGACCACGGGAGTTTCAGTTGGACTCATCTTTGGAAAAATTTTTGGTATCGTCCTGCTTTCCAGGCTTATGGTTTGGTTTAAAATAGCATCACTTCCGGAAAAAGTAAAATGGAAACATGTGTATGGGATTGGTTTTCTTGCAGCCATTGGTTTCACAATGTCACTTTTTATTACCGAACTTGCCTTTGCAAACGAAAACTATATTTCTCAAGCTAAAATTGGTATTCTTCTAGCCTCATTAATAGCAGGCTTAATTGGTTATTTCTATTTGCGAAAAATAGGGAACGGAGATTAA
- a CDS encoding succinylglutamate desuccinylase/aspartoacylase family protein, which produces MDNKPDKHIPRIIGKYTSNKKGPLLFVTAGIHGNEPSGVKALEEVFKQLEKTKPEIEGTLVGVSGNHKALNQNKRYIDEDLNRVWTKENIEQNKSETHEQKEMWEIIEILNQFPEKNFSKRYFLDCHTTSSASLPYVSVQEVNDNDKWAHNFPTFIVRGFSDIITGDIDHYLSRTGMTGFVFEAGQHEDKTSVENHEGVIWLALKEACNLDLSKIETYPECVNRFAEKNAPDQKTFELVHRHGLEDSDKFEMEPGYENFQKIKKGEILAIQNGKELKSEWDARIFMPLYQSQGNDGFFVIEEVEGK; this is translated from the coding sequence ATGGATAACAAACCAGATAAACATATTCCCAGGATAATTGGGAAATACACCAGCAATAAAAAAGGACCTCTACTTTTCGTCACTGCAGGTATTCATGGAAATGAACCCAGTGGAGTAAAGGCTTTAGAAGAGGTATTTAAACAACTGGAAAAAACAAAACCTGAAATTGAAGGAACCCTGGTTGGGGTTTCAGGAAATCATAAAGCGCTTAATCAAAATAAGCGGTATATAGATGAAGACTTAAATCGTGTTTGGACAAAAGAAAATATCGAACAAAATAAGTCTGAAACCCATGAGCAAAAAGAAATGTGGGAGATTATTGAAATCTTAAACCAATTTCCCGAGAAAAATTTTAGCAAACGATATTTCCTTGATTGCCATACTACCTCATCAGCTAGTTTACCTTATGTCTCGGTGCAGGAGGTAAATGATAATGATAAATGGGCACACAATTTCCCAACATTTATCGTACGCGGATTTAGCGATATTATAACCGGCGATATAGATCACTATTTGAGTAGAACTGGTATGACCGGTTTTGTATTTGAAGCCGGCCAGCATGAAGATAAAACCTCTGTAGAGAATCATGAAGGAGTAATTTGGCTTGCTTTAAAAGAAGCTTGTAATCTTGATCTTTCTAAAATTGAAACTTATCCTGAATGCGTAAACCGGTTTGCTGAAAAGAATGCTCCAGATCAAAAAACTTTCGAGTTAGTACATCGCCACGGACTTGAAGATTCTGATAAGTTTGAAATGGAACCAGGCTATGAGAATTTCCAAAAGATTAAAAAAGGAGAAATCCTTGCAATACAAAATGGAAAAGAGTTGAAAAGCGAATGGGACGCGAGAATCTTTATGCCGCTCTATCAGTCGCAAGGAAATGATGGTTTTTTTGTCATTGAAGAAGTTGAAGGAAAGTAA
- a CDS encoding endonuclease/exonuclease/phosphatase family protein: MTLKGFLQVFGVIAVVMTLIPLIAADFWWIRIFDYLHIQLSLLTLTALAAYFIKFDIKRAEDYIFMGVLLACFLFQVVKIYPYFPHKNYEVGEVSEENFSNRFSLYAANVLQKNENPDLVIADIKKQNPDVLLFTETDTRWKNDLSEVTNSYPYKVEIPLDNTYGMLLYSRLELEDPQVRYLVDDSIPSIHSILKLRSGDKIMFHGIHPTPPMPQHNPSSTDRDAEMMKIAFMAKDSKIPVLVAGDFNDVAWSSTTALFQNVGGLLNTRIGRGFYNSFDASSSLMRWSLDHVFVTEEFRVADFRLGSKIDSDHYPLYIELNLEPEKAEEQKPEPATEAELKNAREQIEKQEEKAKEKAKSKE; this comes from the coding sequence ATGACTTTAAAAGGATTTCTTCAGGTATTTGGGGTTATCGCCGTAGTGATGACGCTAATACCCCTAATTGCTGCCGATTTCTGGTGGATACGTATTTTTGATTATTTGCATATTCAGCTAAGCTTACTTACCCTTACAGCCCTGGCTGCATATTTTATAAAGTTTGATATAAAACGTGCTGAAGATTATATTTTTATGGGTGTTTTACTTGCTTGCTTCCTATTCCAGGTAGTAAAGATCTACCCCTATTTTCCGCATAAGAATTACGAAGTTGGAGAAGTTTCAGAAGAAAATTTTAGTAATAGATTTAGCCTTTATGCAGCAAATGTGCTTCAGAAAAATGAAAATCCAGATCTGGTTATAGCAGATATTAAGAAGCAAAATCCCGATGTTTTACTTTTTACCGAAACAGATACACGATGGAAAAACGATCTTTCTGAAGTTACAAATTCTTATCCCTATAAAGTAGAAATTCCTTTAGATAATACCTACGGGATGCTTCTCTATTCGCGCTTAGAACTTGAAGATCCCCAGGTTCGATATTTGGTAGATGATAGTATTCCTTCTATTCACAGTATTTTAAAATTAAGATCTGGTGATAAGATAATGTTTCACGGCATTCATCCTACACCTCCTATGCCACAACATAATCCTTCTTCTACAGATAGGGATGCCGAAATGATGAAAATTGCTTTTATGGCTAAAGATTCTAAAATCCCTGTGCTAGTTGCAGGAGATTTTAATGATGTCGCATGGTCTTCTACCACCGCACTCTTTCAAAATGTAGGTGGGCTACTAAATACCAGGATTGGTCGCGGATTCTATAATTCCTTTGATGCCAGCAGTTCTCTTATGCGCTGGTCTCTAGATCACGTGTTTGTAACTGAAGAATTTAGGGTGGCAGATTTTAGATTAGGCAGTAAAATAGATTCAGATCATTATCCCTTATATATCGAACTTAATCTTGAGCCAGAAAAGGCTGAAGAGCAAAAACCTGAGCCCGCTACAGAAGCTGAATTAAAAAATGCTCGTGAGCAGATAGAAAAGCAGGAAGAAAAAGCGAAGGAGAAAGCAAAAAGTAAGGAGTAA